A single genomic interval of Scyliorhinus canicula chromosome 15, sScyCan1.1, whole genome shotgun sequence harbors:
- the c15h1orf194 gene encoding protein C1orf194 homolog — MPETRDPFPFPRYENDDDFRGQNKDTQGQQYPKPTHLAQQEDPWNRLNATLTVSSANKGIYIYNPKAPRDSLDLHLNTVYNHSEDFLKYKNEVLLQKQTCDPQRGCWLGMDEQQPEDILRRKIAKETVQKDICGCAPEEPEARAHYLCERPPPRLWMSPAKLSIYSIDGTIRSQHTAATNRGYSRKFDGGFFTN; from the exons ATGCCTGAGACCAGGGACCCATTCCCTTTCCCGAGATATGAAAACGATGATGATTTCAGGGGTCAGAATAAGGACACGCAG GGTCAGCAGTATCCCAAACCAACTCATTTAGCTCAACAGGAGGATCCATGGAATCGACTCAATGCAACATTAACTGTGTCGAGTGCAAACAAAGGAATTTACATCTATAATCCCAAG GCACCCAGAGACAGTCTGGATCTTCATCTTAATACTGTTTATAATCATTCAGAAGATTTTTTGAAATATAAGAATGAGGTACTTCTTCAAAAACAAACCTGCGATCCTCAGAG AGGTTGTTGGTTAGGCATGGATGAGCAACAACCGGAAGACATTTTGCGTCGGAAAATAGCAAAGGAGACAGTGCAAAAAGACATTTGTGGTTGTGCACCTGAGGAGCCAGAAGCCAGAGCTCATTATTTATGTGAAAGACCACCCCCAAGACTTTGGATGTCACCAGCAAAATTATCAATTTATAGCATTGACGGAACAATAA GAAGCCAACACACAGCTGCCACCAACCGGGGATATTCTAGAAAATTTGATGGTGGCTTCTTTACAAACTGA